The Trichosurus vulpecula isolate mTriVul1 chromosome 3, mTriVul1.pri, whole genome shotgun sequence genome includes a window with the following:
- the LOC118840726 gene encoding uncharacterized protein LOC118840726: protein MKETDPGAPGQEALELFQDYITYYRAGGRDGRLWACRQPAVTQKARKLLASGARQPRGLCLYEEAVTGGSCQGLLGQGEDVCPRLVPALEFLELICVNLFLLPWRREIKSLKTFTGNFVYSVRSVLPENIVEMILKKIGYVALTATEFSLVRKINEEEAMQTAFEIFLTRVECETILEMSPESGHREEVGTLLQNAQPSRIPECSKDMETHPNQAAKLMGKRETNNLLSNLRDAQDPADKGKFESPWSGRTEDGCHLKSDLSLPRGTSPTEVLTQNQEVVQDVHKCSDSDEFLNCYRDIFIGQMPIFPKDLPPSSQRKPQSQGSCTDQGILVSDKAAMSRVVSILPPLACSGPQALTVFADPTSDGPQVRPKPAEVAGLGSTTKPTHPGTAPESQPTNMALPLCDNAPWEDGWSSEDDLDDLSSSFSRLQIKAHSTESLEYPVEETRKVNKSQTTGSPSHSEGGHKHLDVTSKIHPTTQPGSELLCGPWENGCSESRRQQLQGTTPSFRHVQEPPNITYIPPRSLEVLAPDSTISTHHQDDCQ, encoded by the exons ATGAAAGAGACAGACCCAGGAGCCCCTGGGCAGGAGGCACTGGAGCTTTTCCAAGACTACATCACTTACTACCGGGCAGGAGGCCGAGATGGAAGGCTGTGGGCCTGCAGGCAGCCAGCTGTCACCCAGAAGGCCAGGAAGCTCCTGGCCTCAGGGGCCAGGCAGCCCCGAGGACTTTGCTTGTATGAGGAGGCAGTGACTGGGGGCTCCTGCCAGGGGCTTCTGGGACAAGGAGAGGATGTATGTCCAAGGCTGGTGCCAGCACTGGAATTCCTGGAGCTCATATGTGTcaacctctttctcctcccttggaGGAGAGAAATAAAGTCACTGAAG ACATTTACAGGTAATTTTGTCTACTCAGTTCGGTCTGTGCTTCCAGAAAACATTGTGGAAATGATCCTGAAGAAAATAGGTTATGTTGCCTTAACAGCCACGGAGTTTTCACTTGtcagaaaaataaatgaggaGGAAGCAATGCAGACAGCATTTGAAATCTTCCTCACCAGAGTTGAATGTGAAACCATCCTTGAAATGTCTCCTGAGTCAGGTCACAGGGAGGAAGTGGGCACCCTTCTACAAAATGCCCAGCCATCCAGGATTCCAGAATGCTCGAAAGACATGGAGACTCATCCCAACCAGGCGGCCAAGCTCATGGGCAAGAGGGAGACAAACAATTTGCTTTCCAACCTAAGGGATGCACAGGACCCAGCAGACAAAGGCAAATTTGAAAGCCCATGGAGTGGGAGAACAGAGGATGGTTGTCATTTGAAATCAGATCTAAGTCTGCCCAGGGGAACATCTCCCACCGAGGTCCTCACCCAGAACCAGGAAGTGGTCCAAGATGTTCACAAGTGTTCAGACAGTGATGAGTTCCTAAACTGCTACAGGGAcatcttcattggccagatgcccATCTTCCCCAAGGACCTCCCTCCAAGTAGCCAGAGGAAGCCCCAGTCTCAAGGTAGCTGTACTGACCAAGGCATCTTGGTCTCTGACAAGGCTGCTATGTCCAGAGTTGTCTCCATCCTGCCCCCTCTGGCATGCAGTGGCCCCCAGGCCCTAACAGTCTTTGCAGATCCAACATCTGATGGCCCACAGGTAAGGCCTAAGCCAGCAGAGGTGGCAGGCCTTGGCAGTACCACTAAGCCCACCCACCCAGGCACAGCTCCAGAGTCCCAACCTACCAACATGGCCCTACCCCTTTGTGACAACGCTCCCTGGGAAGATGGCTGGTCCAGTGAGGATGACCTTGAtgacctttcctcctcctttagTAGGCTCCAAATTAAAGCTCACAGTACTGAAAGCCTTGAATATCCTGTTGAAGAGACCAGGAAGGTCAATAAGAGTCAGACTACTGGAAGCCCCAGTCATTCTGAGGGAGGGCACAAGCATCTTGATGTAACTAGTAAAATACATCCCACCACCCAGCCAGGGTCAGAATTACTGTGTGGACCCTGGGAGAATGGCTGTTCTGAGAGCAGGAGGCAGCAACTGCAAGGAACTACACCATCCTTCCGACATGTCCAGGAACCTCCAAACATTACCTACATTCCTCCCAGAAGTCTAGAGGTGCTTGCTCCAGATAGCACCATCAGCACACACCATCAGGATGACTGTCAATGA